The following are encoded in a window of Castanea sativa cultivar Marrone di Chiusa Pesio chromosome 9, ASM4071231v1 genomic DNA:
- the LOC142610055 gene encoding serine/arginine-rich SC35-like splicing factor SCL33, which yields MRGRSYSYSPSPPRGYGRRRRSPSPRGRHGGRGRDLPTSLLVRNLRLDCRPEDLRGPFGQFGQLKDIYLPRDYYTGEPRGFGFVQYIDPDDAADAKYHMDGQILLGRELTVVFAEENRKKPVEMRARERVRGQVYDRRQSPPRYSRSPRYARAYSRSLDYYSPSPRRRRYSRSISPGDRRYRERYYSRSPYVSRRSRSRSRSRSRSQSFSRSRSRSQDYST from the exons ATGAGGGGTAGAAGTTACAGCTACAGTCCTTCACCACCGAGGGGTTATGGCCGAAGACGTCGTAGCCCCAGCCCTAGGGGCCGCCATGGAGGTCGTGGTAGAGATCTTCCTACAAGTCTTTTGGTTCGGAACCTTCGCCTTGACTGCAG GCCAGAAGATCTACGTGGACCATTTGGGCAGTTTGGTCAGCTCAAGGACATTTACTTGCCCCGAGATTATTATACTGG GGAGCCTCGTGGCTTTGGGTTTGTGCAGTATATAGACCCGGATGATGCTGCAGATGCAAAATATCATATGGATGGTCAGATTCTTCTTGGTCGTGAATTGACAGTTGTATTCGCTGAGGAGAACAGAAAGAAGCCTGTGGAAATGAGGGCTAGAGAACGTGTTAG GGGTCAGGTATATGACAGGAGGCAGTCTCCACCTCGCTACTCTAGATCACCACGCTATGCACGAGCTTACTCTCGTAGTCTAGATTATTATTCACCTTCCCCTAGACGGAGGCGTTACTCAAG GTCGATTTCACCTGGAGACAGAAGGTATAGGGAGCGGTATTACTCAAGGTCGCCTTATGTGTCAAGGAGGAGCAGGAGCAGGAGCAGGAGCCGAAGCCGAAGCCAGAGCTTCAGTAGGAGCCGCAGTCGAAGCCAAGATTACTCTACTTAA
- the LOC142610054 gene encoding F-box/kelch-repeat protein At2g44130-like, translated as MNVTEFIELLPGLPEELALECLTRLHYSTHRVAARVCRRWRHLLHSKNFYYHRKQTGHTIKAACLVQSLPVLSGSDDAKPVGPRAYGVAVFDPVSGNWNRVDPVPEYPDGFPLFCEVTSSEGKLVVMGGWNPVSYEPVKDVFVYEFTTQQWRKGKDMPENRSFFAAAELGGRVFIAGGHDESKNALSSAWVYDVREDEWAELTRMSQGRDECEGVVIGSEFWVVSGYGTESQGDFERSAEVYELGTSQWRRVEDAWNVTQCPKSCVGVGKDGKLFCWAECDSEVRVGACGIEMGGMTFLSGSAYQGGSQGFFSVKGQNGKLERIMEVPEEFSGFVQSGCCVEI; from the coding sequence ATGAATGTCACTGAGTTTATCGAGTTGCTCCCTGGCTTGCCCGAAGAACTCGCGCTTGAGTGCTTGACTCGTCTGCACTACTCGACTCACCGAGTCGCCGCACGAGTTTGTCGCCGCTGGCGACACCTTCTTCACAGCAAGAACTTCTACTACCACAGAAAGCAAACTGGTCATACCATTAAAGCGGCTTGCTTAGTTCAGTCTCTCCCGGTTCTGTCCGGTTCAGACGACGCTAAACCGGTTGGACCGCGGGCTTACGGAGTGGCCGTGTTTGACCCGGTGAGTGGAAACTGGAACCGAGTTGACCCGGTTCCTGAGTACCCAGATGGGTTTCCTTTGTTCTGTGAAGTAACGAGTTCGGAGGGCAAGCTCGTTGTCATGGGAGGGTGGAACCCGGTGAGTTATGAACCGGTGAAGGACGTGTTTGTGTACGAGTTCACGACTCAGCAGTGGAGGAAAGGCAAGGACATGCCTGAGAATCGGTCATTCTTCGCTGCTGCTGAGTTGGGTGGGCGAGTTTTCATCGCGGGTGGACACGACGAGAGCAAGAATGCGTTGAGTTCAGCTTGGGTTTACGATGTTAGAGAAGACGAGTGGGCCGAGTTGACTCGGATGAGTCAGGGCCGAGACGAGTGCGAAGGGGTCGTAATTGGGTCCGAGTTCTGGGTTGTGAGTGGGTATGGGACTGAGAGTCAAGGAGACTTTGAGAGAAGCGCAGAGGTGTATGAACTCGGGACGAGTCAGTGGAGACGAGTCGAGGACGCGTGGAATGTGACTCAGTGCCCCAAGTCCTGTGTTGGTGTTGGAAAAGATGGGAAGCTGTTTTGCTGGGCTGAGTGTGACTCGGAAGTCCGAGTTGGGGCTTGTGGGATTGAGATGGGTGGAATGACGTTTTTGTCCGGGTCGGCTTACCAAGGAGGATCGCAAGGGTTCTTTTCAGTGAAAGGGCAAAATGGTAAACTGGAGAGGATAATGGAAGTGCCTGAAGAGTTTTCGGGGTTCGTGCAATCAGGTTGCTGCGTAGAGATCTAA